The DNA window TCGACGGGAGAGCCGTCGAGGATCTCGAGCCGCACAAGCGCGACCTCGCCTTCGTGTTCCAGGACTACGCCCTGTACCCGCACCTCTCGGTCGCGGACAACATCGCCTTCGGCCTGAAGATGCGCAAGCTGCCCAAGGCCGAGATCGCGCAGAGAGTGCTCGAGGCGGCGACGAAGCTCGAGCTCGAGGATCACCTGGGCCGCCGACCCAAGGCCCTCTCCGGAGGGCAGCGCCAGCGGGTGGCGCTCGCACGGGCGATCGCCCGGCGCCCCGGTGTGCTGCTCTTCGACGAGCCGCTGTCGAACCTCGATGCGCTGCTGCGGGACAAGACCCGCGCCGAGCTCAAGCTCCTGCACGCGGACATCGGCGCGACCAGCGTCTATGTCACGCACGACCAGGAGGAGGCGATGAGCCTGTCGGACTTCATCGCGGTGATGAGCGCCGGCCGCCTCGAGCAGTACGGCACCCCGACCGAGATCTACCGGACCCCGGCGACGGAGTTCGTCGCCGGATTCGTCGGCAAGCCGCGGATGAACATCTTCGACGCATCGGTCGTCGGACCTCATCGGGTGCGCCTCGAGGGCACCTCGCTCGAGGTCGACGTCACCGAGGCGGATCTCGGAGACCACACCTCCGTGCGGCTGGGGCTGCGCCCGACGGAGTGCACGCTCGCCCCCGGCACGGAGGACGCCCACGACGGCACGATCCTCGTGGTCGAGCCGCTCGGCAACGCGACCGACATCATGCTGCGGATCGGAGACGGGGTGTTCATCGTGCGCGAGCCCGGGTTCTCCTCGCACAGCCCGGGGGACCACGTGACTCTGGATGCGCGCGGCGCGGAGCCGCACGTGTTCGACGCAGGGACGCATCTGCGGCTGTGACGTGGTGCTCCGCGGGGCGCTGGCGCGCGCCGAGCACCTCGCTGCAGAACCGCAGCGCCTCGCCGACGCCGTCGGGCTCGATGACCAGGCGCTGCCGGCCGGGGAGCGTCCGGCAGCGTCGTGATGCCCCACGCCGTCGTCCACGAGCTCGTCATCGGCGTCTCCTTAGTCTCCGACCCGCTCACTCCCCACCACCCCCAGCAGGTCCAGCAGCCCCGCACTGTCCGTCCCGAGCGCAGGCGTGAACCACAGCAGCCGCTGCCGGCCGTCCTCGCTGACCAGGTTCAGGCAGTTCACCTCGATCGTGCCGAGGCTCGGGTGGATGATCCGCTTGCGGTCCTGGCGGCGCACGGCCACGTCGTGCTGGGCCCAGAGCTCCGCGAATTCCGCAGAACCTTCGAGGAGCTCCTCGATGAGCAGGCGGGCCTCGGTGTCGCGGGGCCCTCGGGCGGCCGCCGCCGCGCGGAGGTCCGCGACGAGGCTGCGTGACTGGTGGGCGTGGTCCGCGGCGGGATAGATCTCGCGCGCCTGCTCCTCCAGGAACCAGCGGTGGATGAAGCTCGCGCGGCGCCCCCGCAGCCCGGACTGGTCGCCGAGCAGCGCGACGGCCAGTGGATTCTGCACGAGCGGCTCGTGCAGGTCGGTGATGACCTGGGCCGGGGTGGAGGGGAGACGGGAGAGCAGGTCGAGCATCCCGGGATGGACGTGCACCCCGGTGCCGGACTGCGGCACGGGCCGCTCGGCGAGGTGGAAGAGGTAGTCCCGCTCATCG is part of the Brachybacterium ginsengisoli genome and encodes:
- a CDS encoding ABC transporter ATP-binding protein; this encodes MAEIQLQGVSKKYSPKDDRYAVEHLTYTIPDGSFVSLLGPSGCGKSTTLNMIAGLESVTDGSIVVDGRAVEDLEPHKRDLAFVFQDYALYPHLSVADNIAFGLKMRKLPKAEIAQRVLEAATKLELEDHLGRRPKALSGGQRQRVALARAIARRPGVLLFDEPLSNLDALLRDKTRAELKLLHADIGATSVYVTHDQEEAMSLSDFIAVMSAGRLEQYGTPTEIYRTPATEFVAGFVGKPRMNIFDASVVGPHRVRLEGTSLEVDVTEADLGDHTSVRLGLRPTECTLAPGTEDAHDGTILVVEPLGNATDIMLRIGDGVFIVREPGFSSHSPGDHVTLDARGAEPHVFDAGTHLRL
- a CDS encoding helix-turn-helix transcriptional regulator gives rise to the protein MSTTRFHELGAFLRTRRDRIRPEEVGMTAGPRRRVPGLRRDEVAQLAGVSVDYYNELERGAGSQPSEQILAVLARALRLTRDERDYLFHLAERPVPQSGTGVHVHPGMLDLLSRLPSTPAQVITDLHEPLVQNPLAVALLGDQSGLRGRRASFIHRWFLEEQAREIYPAADHAHQSRSLVADLRAAAAARGPRDTEARLLIEELLEGSAEFAELWAQHDVAVRRQDRKRIIHPSLGTIEVNCLNLVSEDGRQRLLWFTPALGTDSAGLLDLLGVVGSERVGD